One Theropithecus gelada isolate Dixy chromosome 20, Tgel_1.0, whole genome shotgun sequence DNA segment encodes these proteins:
- the ATP6V0C gene encoding V-type proton ATPase 16 kDa proteolipid subunit: MSESKSGPEYASFFAVMGASAAMVFSALGAAYGTAKSGTGIAAMSVMRPELIMKSIIPVVMAGIIAIYGLVVAVLIANSLNDDISLYRSFLQLGAGLSVGLSGLAAGFAIGIVGDAGVRGTAQQPRLFVGMILILIFAEVLGLYGLIVALILSTK, translated from the exons ATGTCCGAGTCCAAGAGCGGCCCTGAGTATGCTTCGTTTTTCGCCGTCATGGGCGCCTCGGCCGCCATGGTCTTCAGCG CCCTGGGCGCTGCCTATGGCACAGCCAAGAGCGGCACCGGCATTGCGGCCATGTCTGTCATGCGGCCAGAGCTGATCATGAAGTCCATCATCCCAGTGGTCATGGCTGGCATCATCGCCATCTACGGCCTGGTGGTGGCAGTCCTCATCGCCAACTCCCTGAATGACGACATCAGCCTCTACAG GAGCTTCCTCCAGCTGGGCGCCGGCCTGAGCGTGGGCCTGAGCGGCCTGGCAGCCGGCTTTGCCATCGGCATCGTGGGGGACGCTGGCGTGCGGGGCACTGCCCAGCAGCCCCGACTATTCGTGGGCATGATCCTGATTCTCATCTTTGCCGAGGTGCTTGGCCTCTACGGTCTCATCGTCGCCCTCATCCTCTCCACAAAGTAG